A genomic window from Spodoptera frugiperda isolate SF20-4 chromosome 29, AGI-APGP_CSIRO_Sfru_2.0, whole genome shotgun sequence includes:
- the LOC118282014 gene encoding protein ST7 homolog: MWDSSAFLGALTPKFYVALTGTSSLISGLILIFEWWYFRKYGTSFIEQVSLTHLGPWLGGGGAAPEPDAAECKVWRNPLSLLRGAEYGRLWSAARRAPLTYYDMNLSAQEHQAWFGCGAEGPAEEAMARAWREREPGARVAAARAALALRSDCAAALLLLAEEDAPTVHEAERVLRRAWRAAEQAWRASAAAGAAAEARRDAAVLAHVKRRAAMCARRLGRLRDAARLFRELARDAPPALHALALHENLIEVLLEQKAYADVQAVLARYDDVGLPRSACVSYTAALLRARAAAAAAAAGPAARQAAELAALDAMRRAIDFNPHVPEYLLELRPLTLPPEHVLRRGDSEALAYAFFHLRHWRACCGALRLLGAAWAAAERGAGAGAAPAAADRELLPAHHAGSGLARRRAPALLPLAAALCAATALLALLAHRWPAQAHALARAAAAGLDPRRLHTLLACV; encoded by the exons ATGTGGGATTCGTCAGCGTTCTTGGGTGCGCTTACACCCAAGTTCTACGTCGCACTCACGGGCACCTCTTCGTTGATCTCCGGTCTAATCCTGATCTTCGAGTGGTGGTATTTCCGCAAGTATGGCACGTCATTCATCGAGCAGGTGTCGCTCACGCACCTCGGGCCGTGgctgggcggcggcggcgcggcgccggAGCCGGACGCGGCGGAGTGCAAGGTGTGGCGCAACCCGCTGTCGCTGCTGCGCGGCGCGGAGTATGGCCGCCTGTGGAGCGCCGCGCGCCGGGCGCCGCTCACCTACTACGACATGAATCTGTCGGCGCAGGAACACCAAGCTTGGTTCGGCTGCGGAGCTGAG GGCCCCGCGGAGGAGGCCATGGCGCGCGCCTGGCGCGAGCGCGAGCCCGGCGCGCGTGTggccgccgcgcgcgccgcgctCGCACTGCGCAGCGACTGCGCCGCCGCGCTGCTGCTGCTGGCCGAGGAGGACGCGCCCACCGTGCACGAGGCCGAGCGCGTGCTGCGGCGCGCCTGGCGCGCGGCCGAGCAGGCGTGGCGCGcgtcggcggcggcgggcgcggcggccgAGGCGCGGCGCGACGCGGCCGTGCTGGCGCACGTGAAGCGGCGCGCGGCCATGTGCGCGCGGCGCCTGGGCCGCCTGCGGGACGCGGCGCGCCTGTTCCGCGAGCTGGCGCGCGACGCGCCGCCCGCGCTGCACGCGCTGGCGCTGCACGAGAACCTCATCGAGGTGTTGCTGGAGCAGAAGGCCTACGCCGACGTGCAG GCGGTGCTGGCGCGGTACGACGACGTGGGCCTGCCGCGCTCCGCCTGCGTCAGCTACACGGCCGCGCTACtgcgcgcgcgcgccgccgccgccgccgccgccgccgggcCGGCCGCGCGCCAGGCCGCCGAGCTGGCCGCGCTCGACGCCATGCGCCGCGCCATCGACTTCAACCCGCACGTGCCCGAGTACCTGCTGGAGCTGCGCCCGCTCACGCTGCCGCCCGAGCACGTGCTGCGGCGCGGCGACAGCGAGGCGCTGGCCTACGCCTTCTTCCACCTGCGGCACTGGCGCGCCTGCTGCGGCGCGCTGCGGCTGCTGGGCGCGGCGTGGGCGGCGGCGgagcgcggcgcgggcgcgggcgcggcgccggcCGCGGCGGACCGCGAGCTGCTGCCGGCGCACCACGCGGGGTCGGGGCTGGCGCGGCGGCGGGCCCCGGCGCTGCTGCCGCTGGCGGCGGCGCTGTGCGCGGCCACGGCGCTGCTGGCGCTGCTGGCGCACCGCTGGCCGGCGCAGGCGCACGCGCTGGCGCGGGCGGCCGCGGCCGGGCTGGACCCGCGCCGCTTGCACACTCTGCTCGCCTGCGTGTGA
- the LOC118282015 gene encoding cytochrome b-c1 complex subunit 10 yields the protein MLGRLGKKHVEIAASFATSAVGFGGAAFTGLLYFTDWKLFCANIPFYGGKFKDEEEK from the coding sequence ATGTTGGGGCGTTTGGGAAAGAAGCACGTGGAGATCGCAGCGTCTTTCGCTACATCGGCTGTCGGCTTTGGAGGTGCGGCTTTCACTGGTCTCCTCTACTTCACGGACTGGAAGCTGTTCTGCGCCAACATCCCATTTTATGGAGGAAAATTTAAAGACGAAGAAGAAAAGTAA
- the LOC118268520 gene encoding LOW QUALITY PROTEIN: proteoglycan Cow (The sequence of the model RefSeq protein was modified relative to this genomic sequence to represent the inferred CDS: deleted 2 bases in 1 codon): MRSFVRAATLAALLALAAAAARRSDQDFEFDDDTDAAGPGGGAHSRRPSRYVYDPHNSLCRSLVCKKREVCVLRDAFTALCATKKDILRRGDVLVAASSAGGAWEGDARDAGDWERDDNSDDDVFYDTSAHDADVDPDLDTEDAKRCVGCGGRARAQFLCGSDNRTYSSLCRLDLHNCVRRGARPVRLACRGFCPCAPGAATRASGAAGRTSGAASRASGAVPRAPRRRARLRSRPDHYDDWRRRKSEASHNEVLPERQTRRRLSQGSEGCALDKMANRLLDWFSVLMDEAGATAPPADGFPRDCKPEVRWMFAHLDTDGDGLLSAANLYALRHDERERCLRPFLASCGGGGAGAGAGGVSRAEWCRCLRRAARPCLALARAHAGGAAAGGYVPACDARGFYRPRQCHAALAVCWCVDPHGQELPGSRTKGAPACPGEKSSEGVEGVEGAEGGEGGQGVDSGAPADDEDGAGSGDAELHF, translated from the exons ATGCGCTCGTTCGTGAGGGCGGCGACACTAGCGGCGCTGCTGGCGCTGgcggcggccgcggcgcgcCGCAGCGACCAGGACTTCGAGTTTGACGATGACACG GACGCGGCGGGGCCGGGCGGCGGCGCGCACTCGCGCAGGCCGAGCCGCTACGTGTACGACCCGCACA ATTCGCTGTGTCGCTCCCTGGTGTGCAAGAAGCGCGAGGTTTGTGTGCTGCGGGACGCCTTCACTGCACTCTGTGCTACCAAGAAGGATATCTTACGGCGAGG TGACGTGCTAGTGGCCGCGAGCAGCGCGGGCGGCGCGTGGGAGGGCGACGCGCGCGACGCCGGCGACTGGGAGCGCGACGACAACAGCGACGACGACGTGTTCTACGACACGTCCGCGCACGACGCCGACGTCGACCCGGACCTCGACACTGAAGATGCCAAGCG GTGCGTGGGCTGCGGCGGCCGCGCGCGCGCCCAGTTCCTGTGCGGGTCGGACAACCGCACGTACTCGTCGCTGTGCCGGCTCGACCTGCACAACTgcgtgcggcgcggcgcgcggcccgTGCGGCTCGCCTGCCGCGGCTTCTGTCCGTGCGCGCCGGGCGCCGCGACACGCGCGTCCGGCGCCGCAGGCCGCACGTCGGGCGCCGCGAGCCGCGCGTCCGGTGCCGTGCCGCGCGCGCCCCGGCGCCGCGCCCGATTGCGCTCGCGCCCCGACCACTACGAT GACTGGCGGCGACGAAAATCTGAGGCTTCACACAATGAAGTATTACCGGAGAGGCAGACGAGGCGGCGGCTCTCACAAG GATCCGAAGGCTGCGCACTGGACAAAATGGCGAATCGACTTCTAGACTGGTTCTCGGTATTAATGGACGAAGCGGGAGCGACGGCACCGCCGGCGGACG GGTTCCCGCGCGACTGCAAGCCCGAGGTGCGCTGGATGTTCGCCCACCTGGACACGGACGGCGACGGCCTGCTGTCGGCCGCCAACCTGTACGCGCTGCGCCACGACGAGCGCGAGCGCTGCCTGCGGCCCTTCCTGGCGTCgtgcggcggcgggggcgcgggcgcgggggcg ggcggcgtgTCGCGCGCGGAGTGGTGTCGGTGCctgcggcgcgcggcgcggccgtGCCTGGCGCTGGCCCGTGCCcacgcgggcggcgcggcggccggcGGGTACGTGCCGGCGTGCGACGCGCGCGGCTTCTACCGGCCGCGGCAGTGCCACGCCGCGCTGGCCGTGTGCTGGTGCGTGGACCCGCACGGCCAGGAGCTGCCCGGCTCGCGCACCAAGGGCGCGCCGGCCTGTCCCG GTGAAAAGTCATCGGAGGGCGTAGAGGGTGTGGAGGGTGCAGAGGGCGGGGAGGGCGGGCAGGGTGTGGACTCGGGCGCGCCGGCCGACGACGAGGACGGCGCGGGCAGCGGGGACGCAGAGCTACACTTCTAG